From the genome of uncultured Methanobrevibacter sp.:
TTTTTCAATTTATCAAACATTATTTTACCCCGATTTCATTTAAAATAAGATCAATAGCTTTAGGAACTGCCTTTTCTACAGGCTCTGTTAAACCCATATCTACATCCGGAGTTGGTATTTCGGCTGGTTTACAACCTACTACAACTACTTCGCATTTTTCAGAGATTTTTTGAAGAGGTTCCTCAACAGTCATTCCGTGAGGGTTATCATATTTTCCTATCTGCATAACATTCGGATCAAATGAATCAACTGTTCCAGGTTCTGCATTAAACTCAACTACATCAATAACTATCAGCTTTTTCCAATCGTACTCAGCATATAACGGGAAAAAGTTTGTAGGAGCTGCTGTTCCACCGTCAACAAATTGAACAGAATCCGGTAAAGTTATACCTTCAAATTTCTTTTCTATTTGAGCTAAAATATCCTTATCAAATTCATCCTCTACATAGGAAGTAACCGCAGGGTCATAATAATCATTTTTATCATCAGTGTATTTTTGCAAAAGATTTATAACAATTGGACCGAATCCATCATCTTTGAATAATACATTTCCACAACCGACAACGATTATATCCGAATCATAAGGCATTTAATTCCTCCAATAAAACTAGATTCTCACCATTTCATTTTTAAGAATGGATTTATCTTCATCGTCAACTACCATTACGTGAGTAGCACATGATAAACATGGGTCGTATGCTCTGATTACATGTGGACCAAACTCATGGTGGAATCCTTCAGTTGCAGGACCCATAGTTGGAATGTTCCAAGTAGTTGGTACAATTGCAGAGTAGAATTGAGTTTTTCCTTCTACAACTTTTGCCATATGTACATCAGTTCCTCTAGGACCTTCGATTACACCAAATCCTAATTCACCAGTACCTCTTTTATCGTAACTTACGTTTGCAGGAGCAGAAGTGTCAAGTGCATCTAATGCTTCCATACATGCGTCGTAGTTTTTGAGCATTTCGTCAGCACGTGCAACGTGTTGAGCGATTACACCTTTGTCTTTGAATCCTTGGAATTTTTCCATTCTTGCTCTAGGACCAGTTTCTACATTGTTACCTTCCCATAAAGGAATAACGGAGCAAGCTCTTGTACCAATTTCTGGATCATCATACCATGCTTCAGGTAATACTTCAGAGAATTTGTCCATGTCAAATTCGTTGGTACCGTAAGTAGCATCCATAGCCATTAATGGTTGGTTAACTACACCTAAATCTTTTGGTAAACCTGCGTCGAGAACTAATCCTTTAATGAATTCTACATGTTCTTCGAGTTTTGGTCTGAGTGCAGTCATTCTTTCAATTAATCTGTCTTTAGTGAATGGAGTAATGTTTCTTGCCATACCACCGACTCTAATATCAGCAGGGTGGATTCCTTCACCAGCACACATGTCTACAACATATTGTACAGTTTTTCTGATTTCACTTACACTGTCAACTGCAGTTGCGAAATTACTTTCGTTAGTAATATCTGGAGCAACTAAGAAGTGGTGAATAGCTGCACTGTTAATACCATGTGCTGCTGCAGTAGCTTTTCTTAACAATTTAGCAGCTGTAGGAATTTCAATTCCTAATGCCATATCCATTGCTTCAGCAGAAGCTAATGTGTGTGGAATTGGACATACTCCACAAATTCTTTGACATAAAACAGGAGCTGTTTCAGGAGCTTTGTTAAGAACCATCTTTTCTAAACCCCTAACAGGAGTTATACTAAAATACATACCTTTTGTAACAATCCCTTCATCGTCAACTTCCATGACCAATTCGGCATGACCTTCTTGACGAGTTGTAGGAGATATAACTACTCTATCTTTCAAATATGTCACCTCAATTATTAGCAATTAGAAACTAACATTTATTATATATGGTTATTATTATTAATAAGTGATGTTGAAAAATAAATATCGAAACATATATAATAGATAAAATTCAAATTAAGTTTATTATAAAATATAATTATTATAGGAGGGAAAAAATTGGATAAAGCAAACATTATAATTTCTGTAATTATCGTATTATGTATTGCGGCAGCAGTTGCTGCATATGGTATAACTAATAGTGATAATCCAATATTCTCTGATTTATCAAGTATGTCATCCAATAACAATGGAAACGGACTTGGAAATAACACCACAAACCCAACCAATACCAGCTCTGTAGCTGTAACTAATGGTGGAGGAAGCAGCAACGCTGGTTCCGGTTCTGGAGCATCAAGTGGAAGTTCCTACGGAGGCAGTAGTAGCAGCAGTAGTAGTTCAGCATCAAGCTACGATAGTGGAAGCAGTAATTCAGGATCCAGTTCCAATTCTGGATCAAGTTCTAGTGGTACTTCCTTATCATACTCATCAGCACAAAGTATTGCTAACAGTGCTGTAGGCGAACCTGGATGCTATGCTGGAAGTGTTTACTATTCAGGTGGATATTGGTATGCTACAATCTACGATGAAGACGGAAATGCAGTAGATAGCATCATGATTAGTGATGCAACAGGTAGCGTAAGTAGAGGATAAATTAATTTAATTCTTTTCTTTTATTTTTTTAGAAAAATAGATAACTATATATAATAAGAAAAATAAAATTATTATTGTTGTATATGTGGGGCCCGTAGCCTAGCTGGATAGGGCGTCGGACTTCTAATCCGAAGACCCCGGGTTCAAATCCCGGCGGGTCCGCTCCCAACACAATTTGACTTTTTTTGAAATATTTTTTTACAAAATTTGTTATTTTATGGGCTTGTAGCCTAGTCTGGAAGGGCGTAAGACTCCTAATCTTAAGATCGAGGGTTCAAATCCCTCCAAGTCCGTATTTAATTTTTTTAAAAATTATCCAAAGTAACTATCTTCTTATTTTCAGGCTTTTTAGGTGCTTTATCGAATAATATTTCGCCGTATTTACCGCCACCACCAGGAATGACATCGATAGTCTTATTTCTAAACGCTTCAATGGCTCCGGAAACATTTGAATCTATTTTTTCAATATCACTAATCGAAGCATTGATTAAAACATCAATTTCAGTGTTGAACTCGCCAATCAGCTTCTGCCATTTGCCCTGAACGGTTTTTGTTGTAACTCCTTTATCATATACTGTTGCAATCAGCTCTGCAAGAGGCATCAGATGAATATAATCCGGCCTGAAATCAGGATGTTTTGGACTTTTAAAATCAGCAATTTCAGATATTCTAAAGTCCACTCCCTTCTTAATTCTTCCGCCGCAGCTGCATTTCATCTTGTTTTCCTTTGCAGCTATAGGATCAACCAGTTTATAGCACTTGGTACATGCAGTCATATGATACTTTCCAAGATTTGGAAGCAAACCGTAATTTGCTTTAACATCTCTCTTTTTAAAAGCCTTTTTTATTGATGAAAATGAAATGTCTTGAAGCTCGATTTGATTAAACTCACGACCCAATCGATGAGGCCATGGAGAGTGTGCATCCGAATTGGTGAGGAATACAAAGTCCTTAAGTTCACTGACAGTATCAGCCATGAATGTATCTGCAGATAAACCCAGTTCAACAAAATCAGGTTTTTTACCGTAACAGTCGTAAATACTGTCGAAGGATTTATACATTCCTGTCCATGGTGTGAATGCATGTGCAGGACCGATAAGACAATCGTATTGACGAACCAAATCCAGGATTTCTGCACCGTCCAGTTGTGTTTTTGGCCTTCCGTCCTGATTTTTATTTTTGGATGGAAGTTTTCCAGAGAGTTCTCTTGCAATGTCAATGTCCGGAATAATAATGAGGTGATGAATCTTGTTTTTACCCTCAACTTCAGTTGTTAGAACAAAATCCATACCTTCAGAGGAATATATTCCTTCTGCTGTAGGGACAGTGCTTTCCTCTATAATGTCAAGCCATCCCGGATGAAAAGCATCTCCGGTTCCTAAAAGATTAAGACCTTTCAGTTTTGACTTTGGAGCGATATTTTTTATAATCATGTCTTTTGATGATGCCATTGAAAAACAGCTGTGAATGTGAAAATCAGCATTTACTAACATGATTAACTTTAAGAAATTCCAATTATATTAAATTTTTCAGGATTTTTTCAACATCCAATAAAGATGCCTTATCTTTTTTAGGAATTAAATCAGTACCTAAATCATCA
Proteins encoded in this window:
- the frhD gene encoding coenzyme F420-reducing hydrogenase, FrhD protein, which codes for MPYDSDIIVVGCGNVLFKDDGFGPIVINLLQKYTDDKNDYYDPAVTSYVEDEFDKDILAQIEKKFEGITLPDSVQFVDGGTAAPTNFFPLYAEYDWKKLIVIDVVEFNAEPGTVDSFDPNVMQIGKYDNPHGMTVEEPLQKISEKCEVVVVGCKPAEIPTPDVDMGLTEPVEKAVPKAIDLILNEIGVK
- the frhA gene encoding coenzyme F420 hydrogenase subunit alpha, translated to MKDRVVISPTTRQEGHAELVMEVDDEGIVTKGMYFSITPVRGLEKMVLNKAPETAPVLCQRICGVCPIPHTLASAEAMDMALGIEIPTAAKLLRKATAAAHGINSAAIHHFLVAPDITNESNFATAVDSVSEIRKTVQYVVDMCAGEGIHPADIRVGGMARNITPFTKDRLIERMTALRPKLEEHVEFIKGLVLDAGLPKDLGVVNQPLMAMDATYGTNEFDMDKFSEVLPEAWYDDPEIGTRACSVIPLWEGNNVETGPRARMEKFQGFKDKGVIAQHVARADEMLKNYDACMEALDALDTSAPANVSYDKRGTGELGFGVIEGPRGTDVHMAKVVEGKTQFYSAIVPTTWNIPTMGPATEGFHHEFGPHVIRAYDPCLSCATHVMVVDDEDKSILKNEMVRI
- a CDS encoding endoglucanase, coding for MDKANIIISVIIVLCIAAAVAAYGITNSDNPIFSDLSSMSSNNNGNGLGNNTTNPTNTSSVAVTNGGGSSNAGSGSGASSGSSYGGSSSSSSSSASSYDSGSSNSGSSSNSGSSSSGTSLSYSSAQSIANSAVGEPGCYAGSVYYSGGYWYATIYDEDGNAVDSIMISDATGSVSRG
- a CDS encoding TIGR00375 family protein, giving the protein MLVNADFHIHSCFSMASSKDMIIKNIAPKSKLKGLNLLGTGDAFHPGWLDIIEESTVPTAEGIYSSEGMDFVLTTEVEGKNKIHHLIIIPDIDIARELSGKLPSKNKNQDGRPKTQLDGAEILDLVRQYDCLIGPAHAFTPWTGMYKSFDSIYDCYGKKPDFVELGLSADTFMADTVSELKDFVFLTNSDAHSPWPHRLGREFNQIELQDISFSSIKKAFKKRDVKANYGLLPNLGKYHMTACTKCYKLVDPIAAKENKMKCSCGGRIKKGVDFRISEIADFKSPKHPDFRPDYIHLMPLAELIATVYDKGVTTKTVQGKWQKLIGEFNTEIDVLINASISDIEKIDSNVSGAIEAFRNKTIDVIPGGGGKYGEILFDKAPKKPENKKIVTLDNF